In Bacteroidia bacterium, a genomic segment contains:
- the fsa gene encoding fructose-6-phosphate aldolase: MKFFIDTANLNEIQEASQMGILDGVTTNPSLMAKEGITDVKGHYLRICEMVDGDVSAEVISTDYEGIIREGRELIKIHPNITVKIPMIKEGVKAIKTLSSEGVKINTTLIFNPIQALVAAKAGAKYVSPFIGRLDDIGQDGMELIHDIRQIFDNYDIETQILAASVRHNQHLLACALAGADVATMPFSVIGGMIKHPLTDSGLAKFLADHAKSKQ, translated from the coding sequence ATGAAATTTTTTATTGATACTGCGAATCTCAACGAAATCCAGGAAGCCAGTCAAATGGGTATTCTCGATGGCGTTACTACCAATCCCTCGCTGATGGCGAAAGAGGGAATTACTGATGTAAAAGGCCATTATCTGCGCATTTGCGAAATGGTTGACGGTGATGTGAGCGCGGAAGTAATTTCTACCGATTATGAAGGCATAATCCGTGAAGGACGTGAGCTGATCAAAATTCACCCCAATATTACGGTGAAAATTCCGATGATTAAAGAAGGGGTAAAAGCAATTAAAACACTTTCTTCTGAAGGTGTAAAAATCAATACAACGTTGATTTTTAACCCCATTCAGGCTTTGGTCGCTGCCAAAGCGGGAGCAAAATATGTAAGCCCCTTTATCGGAAGACTCGACGATATTGGCCAGGATGGGATGGAACTGATCCACGATATCCGCCAAATCTTCGACAATTACGATATCGAAACCCAGATCCTGGCAGCCAGTGTGCGCCACAACCAGCATCTCCTCGCTTGCGCACTTGCCGGTGCCGACGTGGCGACAATGCCCTTTAGTGTGATCGGTGGGATGATCAAACATCCGCTCACGGATAGTGGTCTGGCCAAATTCCTTGCTGACCACGCCAAAAGTAAACAGTAA
- a CDS encoding CHAT domain-containing protein, with amino-acid sequence MAEPYTPVIFLAYANDRTDPNRYLRNLVSEVRNIRRLLENKVSPPYRIIVRGNATLEEIEEVFRRNPGSVEVFHYAGHADGMQLLLESESGEKEAAGLESFTRFLGSQSNLRLVFLNGCATQNHAQALIGAGVPAVVATDTAIKDRAALAFANRFYKKLADHRTIRQAFSDAESRTYNQLNRGENYRSLYIPGEESATFPWKLWGKGTDWRLNIAAADGQGAIVPFLCDRDRQVESFRDSFEKIVSENLHPAHIYFIHGTRTERHRSLIRRFREVDIRYQAERLFGREAGLVNFYDVKDWPYTGDTNMRKRNLKRSLAIACELPGVSATEWNVHDLALLKAPKGGIVVFQHTIFADKWDSGTFQLLRWYADECWRAHSDQELPRFIIFISIIYQEERRTFWSRLFGLQGRRQDVRKKLFQLGQMYRDRVSVLRELSPVSYTDVVEWVEEYFPETLAALPDIIFGDKTDRPLPMEIIEYQLLQEAERVQREKAQRELYE; translated from the coding sequence ATGGCTGAACCTTATACACCAGTAATATTTCTCGCGTACGCCAATGACAGGACGGACCCCAATCGCTACCTAAGGAACCTTGTTTCTGAGGTCAGAAACATTCGCCGTCTTTTGGAAAACAAGGTTTCGCCGCCTTACCGGATAATTGTACGGGGAAATGCCACTTTGGAGGAAATTGAAGAGGTATTCAGGCGCAATCCGGGTAGCGTGGAAGTATTCCACTACGCCGGGCATGCCGACGGCATGCAACTCTTGCTGGAGTCTGAGTCAGGAGAAAAAGAAGCCGCAGGGCTCGAAAGTTTTACCCGTTTTTTGGGAAGCCAGTCCAACCTCCGGTTGGTTTTCCTCAATGGCTGTGCCACCCAAAATCATGCCCAGGCACTTATCGGGGCTGGTGTTCCAGCGGTTGTAGCGACTGATACTGCGATCAAAGACAGAGCCGCTCTCGCGTTTGCCAACCGTTTTTATAAAAAACTCGCCGATCACCGCACCATCCGGCAGGCGTTCTCTGATGCCGAATCCCGTACATACAACCAACTAAACCGCGGGGAAAATTATCGTTCCCTCTATATCCCCGGAGAAGAGTCTGCAACATTTCCCTGGAAACTTTGGGGCAAAGGCACCGATTGGCGGCTCAATATCGCCGCTGCCGACGGGCAGGGTGCGATTGTGCCTTTCCTCTGTGACAGAGACCGGCAGGTGGAGAGTTTCCGCGACAGTTTTGAAAAAATCGTCAGTGAAAATCTTCATCCGGCACATATCTATTTTATTCACGGTACCCGTACAGAACGCCACCGAAGTCTGATCCGGCGCTTCAGGGAAGTGGATATCCGGTATCAGGCGGAGCGTTTATTTGGCAGGGAAGCGGGGCTGGTAAACTTTTACGACGTCAAAGACTGGCCTTATACAGGCGACACCAATATGCGAAAACGCAACCTGAAAAGAAGTCTCGCGATTGCCTGCGAACTGCCGGGTGTTTCCGCAACAGAATGGAATGTGCATGACCTGGCTTTACTGAAAGCACCAAAAGGCGGAATTGTTGTTTTTCAGCACACAATCTTTGCCGACAAATGGGACAGCGGCACTTTCCAACTGCTCAGATGGTATGCAGATGAATGCTGGCGCGCACATTCCGACCAGGAACTGCCCCGGTTTATCATTTTTATCAGCATCATCTACCAGGAAGAGCGCCGCACCTTCTGGAGCAGGTTGTTTGGATTACAGGGACGACGCCAGGACGTGCGGAAAAAGCTGTTTCAGTTGGGCCAAATGTACAGAGATCGGGTGTCGGTTTTGCGGGAGCTTAGTCCGGTTTCCTATACAGATGTAGTAGAATGGGTAGAAGAGTATTTCCCGGAAACACTGGCCGCACTCCCTGATATTATATTTGGAGACAAAACTGACCGCCCTCTACCGATGGAAATCATCGAATACCAGTTGCTACAGGAAGCGGAAAGAGTTCAACGGGAAAAAGCCCAGCGAGAACTATATGAGTAA
- a CDS encoding serine/threonine-protein kinase — MRKINDRYEFDPQTDELGKGGFGRVFKARDTLLSREVVMKIVQKDNLPDKYSLVQEISRVIDFNHPNLVRYYDAVIIKDVNNFGEEVEYQIGIMEYMRNGDLRAFIKTKPTEPQIRQIITGTLKGLGYLHDHGLIHRDIKPPNILLNIDHDIITAKICDFGISKMVGSEATALSNVIGTFEYMSPEQLGSNADQKINTNSDLWSIGVLIYEMFMDELPFGSRRSGTTDAKIIGNILAAPVPEKIVEIPQPYRQMIEVCLNRESDKRVSTSAELLSLLEKPQVTPEKTKPTLERINPLVSVIPPRTAEPQLQAQPIPPVSQEQLPAEKTTAPTVTVQAEDRKFRTLTWIWFLSIIPAMILFAALFENMHIMLIGDRPGLSGVFFGGIVMFIAGRVLHQKFQKPITGAFNALFMVGSLGLLEFIAFITGMIILNMFDNNEYFSTAYSIIPFGLFGILAGIHAMEKNHPNMGTGGIVFTSVFMALVAALAGANIGSDSPSSSELAFALPGIFIFTWIVLAALLIRNKSASKYLWFLVRTAAVILLMVAFFYNALHISR, encoded by the coding sequence ATGCGAAAAATCAACGACAGATATGAATTTGATCCACAAACCGACGAACTTGGCAAAGGTGGTTTTGGCCGTGTGTTTAAGGCACGGGACACCTTGCTGAGCCGTGAAGTGGTAATGAAAATTGTGCAGAAAGACAATCTTCCGGACAAATACAGTCTGGTGCAGGAAATCAGCCGGGTGATTGACTTCAACCATCCCAATCTGGTCAGGTATTACGATGCAGTCATCATCAAAGATGTGAACAACTTTGGCGAGGAAGTAGAATATCAGATCGGCATCATGGAGTATATGCGCAATGGTGATCTGCGGGCTTTTATCAAAACCAAACCCACCGAGCCCCAAATTCGCCAGATTATTACCGGTACGCTGAAAGGACTGGGCTATCTTCACGACCACGGGCTGATTCACCGCGATATCAAACCACCCAATATCCTGCTCAATATCGACCACGACATCATCACAGCCAAAATATGCGACTTTGGCATCAGCAAAATGGTCGGAAGCGAAGCCACCGCCCTCTCCAATGTCATCGGCACATTTGAATATATGTCGCCAGAACAGCTGGGAAGCAATGCAGATCAGAAAATCAATACCAATTCAGACCTCTGGTCGATTGGCGTATTGATTTATGAGATGTTTATGGACGAACTGCCTTTTGGCTCCCGGAGAAGTGGTACCACAGATGCCAAAATCATCGGCAATATTCTGGCGGCCCCAGTTCCGGAAAAAATCGTCGAAATTCCACAGCCCTATCGGCAAATGATTGAAGTCTGCCTGAACAGAGAATCTGATAAACGGGTAAGTACATCGGCAGAATTACTCAGCCTGCTTGAAAAACCCCAGGTTACCCCGGAGAAAACCAAACCCACATTAGAAAGGATCAACCCGTTGGTTTCTGTAATTCCGCCCAGAACCGCCGAACCGCAACTACAGGCTCAACCGATACCTCCCGTATCGCAGGAACAACTGCCGGCCGAAAAAACTACTGCCCCTACAGTAACCGTACAAGCAGAGGATCGAAAATTCAGAACGTTGACCTGGATATGGTTTCTCTCGATTATTCCGGCCATGATCTTATTTGCAGCCCTTTTCGAGAATATGCATATTATGCTGATTGGGGACAGGCCGGGGCTTTCCGGCGTCTTTTTTGGGGGGATTGTCATGTTTATCGCAGGCCGGGTTTTACATCAAAAATTTCAAAAACCCATAACCGGTGCTTTCAACGCGTTATTTATGGTGGGGAGCCTGGGATTACTGGAGTTTATCGCATTTATTACCGGTATGATTATCCTCAACATGTTTGACAACAACGAATACTTTTCGACAGCCTATTCGATCATACCGTTTGGTCTTTTCGGGATTCTGGCGGGGATACATGCCATGGAAAAAAATCATCCGAATATGGGTACCGGCGGAATTGTGTTCACCTCTGTTTTTATGGCATTAGTCGCAGCATTGGCAGGCGCAAATATCGGTTCAGACAGCCCCAGTTCATCAGAACTGGCTTTCGCATTGCCGGGGATATTTATTTTTACCTGGATCGTGCTTGCTGCTTTGCTGATAAGGAACAAGTCTGCCAGCAAATACCTGTGGTTTTTGGTGAGAACAGCCGCAGTTATCTTGCTGATGGTGGCATTCTTTTATAATGCTTTGCACATCTCGCGTTAA
- a CDS encoding COR domain-containing protein has protein sequence MNKAITDIQSFRSRYIYDPQRDLILSEKALSVYKATDSETGKIVVIQLFRGPGLGPENFLGESEKVLHYHHPNLASHLAFWVIRAQNFFGEEDFSLVSVHEYVPGHSLRHHMDHPAELKAQLDTVLLGILYGLQYLHNQGFPHGSLNPDNIILEENSGILTPRLINYGYSKLFQAKKTSSGNILLATGQYMPPEKIISRSSGNFTGSTDLWALGVILYEIMLGRSPFGSQREGHTLAYIFDKILNAHIFQDGIPPVEAPYLSIITSCLDKDPLKRAHSAEQIQHLLLPEAEISEETHPENTPRADTHIARVIFLGNDADTRAKLIRHLAGSQAAKSDEKTGIAVSPHHFVLDGKNIRANCWDFTNEEMIHLTYRFFLSPRCVYVLVMQQETDDYQPDRDDWMKVIHTLGNGSSVIFIQSEEWKDTPAEIQKFVAAVEKHVGQLEHIVAPLPANFLAVQTELSTIDEDFIDYGEFRKICRKHKLDTEEQDKLSLFLHEQGLVLHFRDEATLRGISILRPEWITKGVAAIMNSPLVEQQKGLLSVEELSEILDQSRYPSEKHFILPELMFKFQLCFPIGERRMYFLIPERLPLEKPEYFWKTADNLRFRYQYEFLPKSLFPRFIVKTRKYTEGDKVWRNGIILFEGETRAEIICLPGEKLIEIRTTGDAAQSLLKIIRNKFSEVHQTYGNMTIREGVPCPCEVCSKDSNPFYHNYEEVQEYRANGLSKKVCSKSFKMVSVAELLAEPERKPNSPPFLNEPEETEKENTYLGYVAKNLRRSQARTILFLAANPSETAHLQLARECREIDNGLARASHRLEFKLEQKWAVTPRDFRRALMNFKPEFVHFSGHGTHLGKTAGGADSRSFDWEENPLGGLVFEDESGNGKGNIVSSEALKSLFGLFPDIKCVLLNACYSKAQAEAISIHTPYVIGMKRPITDNAAIAFAVSFYDAIGANESVEFAFKYACTAIELEGQEGADIPVLLKKGK, from the coding sequence ATGAATAAGGCAATTACTGACATACAATCCTTCCGCTCACGCTACATTTATGATCCTCAAAGGGATCTTATACTCAGCGAAAAAGCCCTGTCTGTTTATAAAGCTACGGATTCGGAAACGGGTAAAATTGTTGTTATTCAGCTTTTCAGGGGCCCGGGACTGGGACCGGAGAACTTTCTGGGTGAATCTGAAAAAGTGCTCCACTACCATCACCCAAATCTTGCCAGCCATCTGGCGTTTTGGGTCATCCGTGCGCAAAATTTTTTTGGGGAAGAAGATTTTTCACTCGTTAGTGTACACGAATATGTCCCCGGCCATTCGCTCCGGCACCACATGGATCATCCTGCGGAGTTGAAAGCACAACTCGACACTGTATTGCTGGGCATACTTTACGGACTACAATATCTTCACAATCAGGGGTTTCCACACGGCAGCCTGAATCCTGACAATATTATTCTGGAAGAAAATTCAGGAATATTAACTCCCCGGCTCATCAATTATGGTTACTCAAAACTTTTTCAGGCAAAAAAAACATCCTCGGGCAATATTCTCCTCGCCACAGGTCAATATATGCCACCAGAAAAAATCATCTCGCGCAGTTCGGGCAACTTTACCGGAAGCACTGACTTATGGGCTTTAGGCGTGATCCTATATGAAATTATGCTGGGCAGGTCGCCTTTTGGCAGCCAGCGGGAAGGCCATACACTTGCTTATATTTTTGATAAAATCTTAAACGCCCATATTTTTCAGGATGGCATACCTCCCGTCGAAGCTCCTTATCTGTCAATCATTACTTCATGCCTCGATAAGGACCCGCTGAAACGTGCCCATTCGGCAGAACAGATTCAACATCTGCTGCTCCCTGAGGCGGAAATATCTGAAGAAACTCATCCAGAAAACACTCCCCGTGCAGACACGCATATTGCCAGAGTGATCTTTCTGGGAAATGATGCAGACACCCGCGCAAAACTTATCAGGCATCTGGCAGGTAGCCAGGCAGCAAAATCTGACGAAAAAACAGGAATTGCTGTTTCTCCTCACCATTTTGTACTTGATGGAAAAAACATCCGCGCCAATTGCTGGGATTTTACCAACGAAGAGATGATTCATCTCACTTACAGGTTTTTTCTCTCTCCCCGGTGTGTATATGTTTTGGTCATGCAGCAGGAAACCGACGATTATCAGCCCGACCGCGATGACTGGATGAAAGTCATTCATACGCTGGGAAATGGTTCGTCCGTAATTTTTATTCAATCTGAAGAATGGAAAGATACCCCGGCAGAAATACAAAAGTTTGTTGCGGCGGTGGAAAAGCATGTTGGCCAACTCGAACATATAGTCGCACCGCTTCCCGCCAACTTCCTGGCTGTGCAAACAGAGCTTTCCACCATCGATGAAGATTTTATTGACTACGGGGAGTTTAGAAAAATATGCAGAAAACATAAGCTCGATACTGAAGAACAAGATAAACTCAGCCTTTTTCTGCATGAACAGGGATTGGTCCTTCACTTTCGGGATGAGGCAACTTTACGGGGCATCAGTATTCTCCGGCCTGAATGGATTACCAAGGGTGTGGCAGCAATCATGAACAGCCCACTCGTAGAGCAACAAAAAGGGTTATTATCTGTCGAAGAATTATCCGAGATTCTTGACCAGAGCCGATATCCGTCTGAAAAACATTTTATTCTTCCGGAGTTGATGTTCAAATTCCAGCTTTGTTTTCCCATTGGCGAGCGAAGAATGTACTTTCTGATTCCGGAGAGGCTGCCACTGGAAAAGCCCGAATATTTCTGGAAAACAGCCGACAATCTCCGCTTCAGGTATCAGTACGAATTTTTACCGAAGAGTCTTTTTCCGCGGTTTATTGTAAAAACCCGAAAATATACGGAAGGAGATAAGGTATGGAGAAATGGTATTATCCTTTTTGAAGGAGAAACCCGGGCAGAAATAATCTGCTTGCCCGGAGAAAAACTCATTGAGATACGCACAACCGGAGATGCTGCTCAAAGTCTGCTAAAGATCATCAGAAATAAATTCTCGGAAGTACACCAGACTTATGGAAATATGACGATTCGGGAAGGAGTGCCCTGCCCTTGTGAAGTCTGCAGTAAAGATTCAAATCCATTCTATCACAACTATGAGGAGGTACAGGAGTACAGAGCGAATGGTCTCAGCAAAAAAGTCTGTAGTAAAAGCTTCAAAATGGTCTCCGTGGCAGAATTGCTGGCTGAGCCTGAAAGAAAACCTAATTCTCCCCCTTTCTTAAACGAGCCGGAAGAGACCGAAAAGGAAAATACCTATCTGGGATATGTGGCAAAAAATCTGCGCCGCAGCCAGGCCCGCACCATTCTTTTTCTCGCTGCCAATCCCTCCGAAACTGCCCACCTTCAACTCGCCCGCGAATGCAGGGAAATTGATAACGGGCTTGCCCGCGCCAGCCACAGACTGGAGTTTAAACTGGAACAAAAATGGGCGGTCACGCCGAGAGATTTCCGCCGTGCGCTGATGAACTTCAAACCCGAGTTTGTACATTTTTCAGGGCATGGCACTCATCTGGGGAAAACTGCCGGAGGAGCAGATAGCCGAAGCTTTGACTGGGAAGAAAACCCGCTCGGTGGATTGGTGTTTGAGGATGAAAGCGGTAATGGAAAAGGAAATATTGTATCTTCGGAAGCGCTAAAATCGCTGTTTGGCCTTTTCCCCGATATAAAATGTGTGCTGCTGAATGCCTGCTACTCCAAAGCGCAGGCGGAAGCCATTTCCATACACACGCCTTATGTAATTGGTATGAAAAGGCCCATCACAGATAATGCCGCAATCGCTTTTGCCGTGAGTTTTTACGATGCGATCGGCGCCAATGAATCGGTTGAATTTGCTTTCAAATATGCTTGCACTGCCATCGAACTGGAAGGGCAGGAAGGTGCAGATATACCCGTTTTACTGAAAAAAGGAAAATGA
- a CDS encoding protein phosphatase 2C domain-containing protein, giving the protein MKIQISQPQGLNEIGGRAQNEDAIFPASDQSTTADRLFLVCDGVGGANKGEVASRMVVEGFSRFFAQNPPGEPISEGYLIRALRQTEAEMSWHLSQHPECQNMATTLTALCLDEEGAIVGWVGDSRIYQFRGGKCLFKSRDHSLVAELVKQGKITEEEAEHHPRKNVILRAVKGSGGDATDMEIRRLSDVQPGDIFFLCSDGITEQWNDARLSELFGSGIKPDQMIGRIKARSQGNTKDNFSCYVIQIQSTEAETAVVSEKPKTSQIKKFAWIAIGAMILFAAFFMSRKGKPSRDPAPEILAKADSVIRIQQFEKALVWYDSLKRLAPPPEEAILKKAANRSDSIRNIISIEKEKIEDLVGRTEAVLQSKDYISMLNTASALTDFIETNRKNDQIEAKYTSIGNAIKQKENSLNPKEQVSLIVAEMETEFGKNNCPEVKRYLRLAKTKAADDKNALKILSEKEKLVKSCE; this is encoded by the coding sequence ATGAAAATACAGATTTCCCAGCCACAAGGACTCAACGAAATTGGTGGAAGAGCCCAAAATGAAGATGCAATTTTTCCCGCTTCAGACCAAAGTACAACTGCAGACCGCTTGTTTTTGGTATGCGATGGTGTAGGCGGCGCAAATAAAGGGGAAGTCGCATCCCGAATGGTGGTGGAAGGGTTTTCTCGCTTTTTTGCGCAAAATCCACCCGGTGAGCCGATCTCAGAAGGTTATCTCATCCGCGCGCTCCGGCAAACCGAAGCGGAAATGAGTTGGCATCTTTCCCAACATCCTGAATGCCAGAATATGGCAACAACGCTTACTGCTCTCTGCCTGGATGAGGAGGGCGCTATCGTCGGATGGGTAGGTGATAGCCGTATCTATCAATTTCGTGGGGGGAAATGCCTGTTTAAAAGCCGCGATCACTCCCTGGTAGCAGAGCTTGTGAAGCAGGGGAAAATTACAGAAGAAGAAGCGGAACATCACCCTCGCAAAAATGTCATTCTCCGCGCAGTCAAAGGAAGTGGCGGAGACGCGACGGATATGGAGATCCGTCGCCTTTCCGATGTTCAGCCTGGCGATATATTTTTCCTTTGCAGCGACGGCATTACCGAACAATGGAATGACGCGCGGCTCAGCGAACTGTTTGGTTCAGGCATAAAACCGGATCAAATGATCGGGCGAATCAAAGCGAGATCGCAGGGCAATACAAAAGATAATTTTTCGTGTTATGTGATACAGATACAATCTACAGAAGCAGAAACAGCGGTAGTTTCGGAAAAACCCAAAACCAGTCAGATCAAAAAATTTGCGTGGATAGCAATAGGGGCGATGATCCTGTTTGCTGCTTTTTTTATGTCCAGAAAAGGAAAACCTTCTCGCGACCCCGCACCGGAAATCCTCGCAAAAGCAGATTCTGTGATCCGTATCCAGCAGTTTGAAAAAGCGCTTGTATGGTATGATTCCCTGAAACGACTTGCCCCACCTCCCGAAGAAGCGATTCTTAAAAAAGCAGCTAACAGATCGGATTCTATTCGGAATATTATATCCATTGAAAAGGAAAAAATAGAAGACCTCGTGGGACGTACAGAAGCTGTTCTCCAGTCCAAAGACTATATCAGCATGCTAAATACAGCATCTGCCCTCACTGATTTTATTGAAACTAACCGAAAAAATGACCAGATTGAAGCAAAATATACTTCAATCGGCAATGCCATTAAACAAAAAGAGAACTCGCTCAACCCTAAAGAACAAGTAAGTCTGATCGTAGCTGAGATGGAAACTGAGTTTGGTAAAAACAATTGCCCCGAAGTGAAAAGATATCTCCGGTTGGCCAAAACAAAAGCTGCCGACGACAAAAACGCGCTCAAAATCCTGAGCGAAAAAGAAAAATTGGTAAAATCTTGTGAATAG
- the sucC gene encoding ADP-forming succinate--CoA ligase subunit beta: protein MKLHEYQAKEIIKSYGVPIQEGFVASTVEEAVAAAKKLYDSPEGQFFVVKAQIHAGGRGKGTIKETGAKGVVVAKGLDAVKETASQILGGTLVTIQNEATGGSVVHKILVAQDMYYPGPSERKEYYLSITLDREKGIDVIIASSEGGMNIEEVAAEHPEKIVKEWVDPAVGLQGFQIRKIAFGLGLSGEALKSGSKFIAALYKAYKGTDADMLEINPMFKTADDKVVAVDCKLSIDSNALYRHPDFAPLRDTTEENALEVEASESKLNYIKLDGNVGCMVNGAGLAMATMDMIKLSGGEPANFLDVGGGASAETVEKGFRIILKDPNVKAILVNIFGGIVRCDRVANGVVEAYKNIGEIPVPIIVRLQGTNAELGAKIIDESGLKVASAITLSDAAAKVKIALS from the coding sequence ATGAAACTTCACGAATACCAGGCAAAAGAAATTATCAAATCCTATGGGGTTCCCATTCAGGAAGGTTTTGTTGCAAGTACTGTCGAAGAAGCAGTAGCCGCAGCAAAGAAGCTCTATGACAGTCCTGAAGGGCAGTTTTTTGTAGTCAAGGCACAGATTCACGCAGGTGGTCGTGGCAAAGGTACAATCAAGGAAACCGGAGCTAAAGGAGTGGTAGTTGCCAAAGGGCTGGATGCTGTGAAGGAAACCGCTTCCCAAATTCTGGGAGGTACGCTGGTTACAATTCAAAATGAGGCGACCGGCGGCAGTGTCGTACACAAAATCCTCGTTGCTCAGGATATGTACTATCCAGGTCCTTCAGAGCGGAAAGAATATTATCTCAGCATCACCCTCGACCGCGAAAAAGGAATAGATGTCATTATCGCTTCGAGTGAAGGTGGCATGAATATCGAAGAGGTTGCGGCAGAGCATCCCGAAAAAATCGTTAAAGAATGGGTTGACCCGGCCGTAGGCCTTCAGGGTTTCCAGATTAGAAAAATCGCTTTCGGGCTGGGACTTTCCGGCGAAGCGCTGAAAAGCGGTTCTAAATTCATCGCTGCGCTGTACAAAGCCTACAAAGGCACAGATGCAGATATGCTGGAAATTAACCCGATGTTTAAAACTGCTGATGACAAAGTCGTCGCTGTGGATTGTAAACTTAGCATCGACAGTAACGCGCTCTACCGTCATCCAGACTTTGCCCCTCTGCGCGATACTACTGAAGAAAATGCCCTTGAAGTAGAAGCTTCTGAATCCAAACTCAACTATATCAAACTGGATGGCAATGTCGGCTGTATGGTCAACGGTGCCGGACTCGCCATGGCTACCATGGATATGATTAAACTCTCCGGTGGCGAACCTGCCAACTTCCTCGATGTAGGAGGAGGCGCAAGCGCTGAGACCGTTGAAAAGGGTTTCCGCATCATCCTGAAAGATCCCAACGTAAAAGCGATTCTTGTAAATATCTTTGGCGGTATCGTCCGTTGCGACCGTGTAGCCAATGGGGTAGTGGAAGCGTATAAAAATATTGGCGAAATCCCTGTTCCGATTATTGTTCGCCTTCAGGGTACCAATGCCGAATTGGGTGCAAAAATCATCGATGAGTCAGGCCTGAAAGTGGCTTCCGCTATCACCCTGTCTGATGCTGCGGCAAAAGTGAAAATAGCACTCTCCTGA